The proteins below are encoded in one region of Mycobacteriales bacterium:
- a CDS encoding aldehyde dehydrogenase: MSMPFLPHVIDGQDVESASGARFDSVDPWTREAWAQVALGGAEEAAVAVSAARRAFDEGPWPRMGYAGRGAVLHRLADLIVEHADELGMADTRDMGKPISDSRGKDVQRSAMNFRFFADHARLAAGEALPMDSGHHAYTRFEAAGVVAAIAPWNFPLMLETWKIAPALAWGNTVVLKPAEDTPASATLLARLALEAGMPPGVLNVVHGFGPDSAGQALTEDPRVDRITFTGESGTGRIIARAAAANLTPVSLELGGKGANLVFADADLETAVRWSVAAIFSNAGQVCLAGSRLYVQRGVYDEFLERFVTAAGALRLGDPKDPATQLGPLASEEHYKKVRSYVDGIEADGGRIVAGGLDDGWVVRPTIVADAPTTARVCREEVFGPVVVVQPFDTEAEAVAAANDTPYGLNAMLFTENLSRAHRVSAALEAGTVWTNCFFVRDLRAPFGGVGDSGIGREGGNFSREFFTEPKAVVMAIDQAG, translated from the coding sequence ATGAGCATGCCGTTCCTCCCGCACGTCATCGACGGGCAGGACGTCGAGTCGGCGAGCGGCGCCCGCTTCGACTCCGTGGACCCGTGGACGCGTGAGGCCTGGGCGCAGGTCGCCCTGGGCGGGGCCGAGGAGGCTGCAGTGGCGGTGTCAGCGGCCCGGCGTGCCTTCGACGAGGGGCCCTGGCCGAGGATGGGCTACGCCGGGCGCGGCGCCGTGCTGCACCGGCTTGCCGACCTGATCGTGGAGCACGCCGACGAGCTGGGCATGGCCGACACCCGTGACATGGGCAAGCCGATCAGCGACAGTCGCGGCAAGGACGTGCAGCGCTCGGCGATGAACTTCCGCTTCTTCGCCGACCACGCCCGGCTCGCGGCGGGCGAGGCGCTGCCGATGGACAGCGGCCACCACGCCTACACCCGGTTCGAGGCGGCCGGGGTCGTGGCCGCGATCGCCCCCTGGAACTTCCCGCTGATGCTGGAGACCTGGAAGATCGCGCCGGCGCTGGCGTGGGGCAACACCGTGGTGCTGAAGCCCGCAGAGGACACACCGGCATCGGCCACGCTGCTCGCCCGGCTGGCCCTCGAGGCGGGCATGCCGCCAGGCGTGCTCAACGTTGTGCACGGCTTCGGTCCGGACTCGGCCGGCCAGGCGCTGACGGAGGACCCACGGGTCGACCGGATCACGTTCACCGGGGAGTCCGGCACCGGCCGGATCATCGCGCGAGCCGCGGCCGCGAACCTGACTCCGGTCAGCCTGGAGCTGGGCGGCAAGGGCGCGAATCTGGTCTTCGCTGACGCCGACCTCGAGACCGCGGTGCGCTGGTCGGTCGCGGCCATCTTCTCCAACGCCGGCCAGGTGTGCCTGGCCGGCAGCCGGCTCTACGTGCAGCGCGGGGTCTACGACGAGTTCCTGGAGCGGTTCGTCACGGCAGCCGGCGCGCTGCGCCTCGGTGACCCGAAGGACCCGGCGACCCAGCTCGGGCCGCTGGCGTCGGAGGAGCACTACAAGAAGGTGCGCTCCTACGTCGACGGGATCGAGGCCGACGGCGGCCGCATCGTCGCCGGCGGGCTCGACGACGGATGGGTGGTCCGGCCGACCATCGTCGCCGACGCCCCGACGACCGCCCGCGTCTGCCGCGAGGAGGTCTTCGGCCCAGTTGTCGTGGTGCAGCCGTTCGACACCGAGGCCGAAGCCGTCGCGGCGGCCAACGACACGCCGTACGGCCTGAACGCCATGCTGTTCACCGAGAACCTCTCCCGGGCACACCGGGTCTCTGCTGCGCTCGAGGCCGGCACCGTGTGGACCAACTGTTTCTTCGTCCGCGACCTGCGGGCGCCCTTCGGCGGCGTCGGCGACTCGGGCATCGGCCGCGAGGGCGGCAACTTCAGCCGGGAGTTCTTCACCGAGCCGAAGGCGGTGGTCATGGCCATCGACCAGGCCGGCTGA
- a CDS encoding tautomerase family protein, translated as MPLVEVTLVEGRSPDQLRTLISRLTDAVESSLDAGRESVRVVLREVPATHWAAGDVTIAERRKR; from the coding sequence GTGCCACTCGTCGAAGTCACTCTGGTCGAGGGCCGATCGCCCGACCAGCTGCGCACGCTGATCTCGAGGCTCACCGACGCCGTCGAGTCCTCCCTCGATGCCGGGCGGGAGAGCGTGCGGGTGGTGCTCCGCGAGGTCCCGGCAACGCACTGGGCCGCGGGAGACGTCACGATCGCCGAGCGCAGGAAGCGATGA
- a CDS encoding fumarylacetoacetate hydrolase family protein: MSGWDIARAASALLEAEDTHTEREPITDDWPELDLATAYRIQDETLARRLARGETLVGVKLGLTSRAKQERMGVASPLTAWLTDAMVLPAGAPVPRSRLIHPRAEPEIVFVLGERLSGPGVTAASAMRAVESVYGGIEIIDSRYTDFRFTLPDVVADNASSGGYLTGPVGVSPQGLDLSLEGCLVEVDGRVVDSATGAAVQGHPAEALALAANSLAVRGLALEPGWIVLTGGMTDAVPVQPGCRVAVHFTHLGSLVVNGG; this comes from the coding sequence GTGAGCGGCTGGGACATCGCGCGGGCGGCGAGCGCACTGCTCGAGGCGGAGGACACCCACACCGAACGCGAGCCGATCACGGACGACTGGCCGGAGCTCGACCTGGCCACCGCCTACCGGATACAGGACGAGACGCTCGCGCGCCGGCTCGCCCGGGGCGAAACCCTGGTCGGCGTCAAGCTGGGCCTGACCTCGCGGGCCAAGCAGGAGCGGATGGGCGTCGCCTCGCCGCTGACGGCGTGGCTCACCGACGCGATGGTGCTGCCGGCCGGCGCGCCGGTACCGAGGTCCCGCCTGATCCACCCACGGGCCGAGCCCGAGATCGTCTTCGTGCTGGGGGAGCGGCTGAGCGGGCCGGGCGTGACGGCCGCCTCCGCGATGCGCGCGGTGGAGTCGGTCTACGGCGGCATCGAGATCATCGACTCGCGGTACACCGACTTCCGCTTCACGCTGCCGGACGTCGTTGCCGACAACGCCTCCTCCGGCGGCTATCTCACGGGTCCCGTCGGCGTGTCGCCGCAGGGCCTGGACCTCTCGCTCGAGGGATGCCTGGTGGAGGTGGACGGCCGCGTCGTCGACTCCGCGACGGGGGCAGCAGTGCAGGGTCACCCGGCCGAGGCGTTGGCGCTGGCGGCCAACTCGCTGGCCGTGCGCGGCCTGGCCCTCGAGCCCGGCTGGATCGTCCTCACCGGCGGCATGACCGACGCCGTCCCCGTGCAGCCGGGCTGCCGGGTGGCCGTCCACTTCACCCATCTCGGCTCGCTCGTCGTCAACGGAGGCTGA